The window CTGCACTGAGTTTATATCTTTTATACTTTTACCAAAGAGGGTTTGATAAGTATTTTCAATCCTGAAACCAGCATCTTCCAATAGCCGATGAATTTCCTCTGTTGAGAAAAAGTTTACATATCTATAAAACTGACCTTTTTCCTTTTTATTTAGATACTCTTTGCCAATCTGTGTTTCTCTGTCGACTATTGCAACAACGATTTTTCCATCCTCTTTTAGCACTCTATAAGCCTCTTTTAATGTTTTTTTGGGGTCTTTTACAAAGCAGATCGTAACGGCAATCAACACAAAATCATAGCTGTTATTCTCAAGCGGTAAATTTTCTGCAAAAGCAGGATAGATTTTAATGCCTCTTTCTGTGGCTATCTTTGCCATTTCGCTGGAGGGTTCAACACCTTCTTTAATACCCAATGGAGCAGCAAATCTACCACTTCCTACACCAACTTCAAGCGCCCTTTCAAAAGGCGGCAATATTGCTTTTAACATATTAAGCTCACTTTCATAAACTGCTGCATACTTATCAAACCACGCTTCATATTTTTCAAAGCAGCGTTCAAATACATCTATATTCCTTTTTACATCAAGGTAGTAAGCGATAGCATCATCCACGCTATTTTTGTCGGTTATAAGTGTTTCTATCTTAAATTCATTAGTTAGCCTTTGCCTTGATTTTTGGCCCATCGCCTTGGCTATAAACAAAAACACATCATCAAGCAACTCAACTATCAAAGAGGGATCGTCGTGGTGTTTTTTCTGTTTTGCAAAAGGATTTTCAACCTCTCTAATAAAATTACCATCCCTGTCAAACACAAGATAATATGGAGACATACCAAAATGCTTACTCCATAGGGTTTTTTTATCAACATCTACACCAAGGGCTACATTCTTTCTCATGCTCTCCTCCTGTTT is drawn from Hippea jasoniae and contains these coding sequences:
- a CDS encoding methyltransferase domain-containing protein, with the translated sequence MRKNVALGVDVDKKTLWSKHFGMSPYYLVFDRDGNFIREVENPFAKQKKHHDDPSLIVELLDDVFLFIAKAMGQKSRQRLTNEFKIETLITDKNSVDDAIAYYLDVKRNIDVFERCFEKYEAWFDKYAAVYESELNMLKAILPPFERALEVGVGSGRFAAPLGIKEGVEPSSEMAKIATERGIKIYPAFAENLPLENNSYDFVLIAVTICFVKDPKKTLKEAYRVLKEDGKIVVAIVDRETQIGKEYLNKKEKGQFYRYVNFFSTEEIHRLLEDAGFRIENTYQTLFGKSIKDINSVQGFREGYGEGGFVAVLGSK